TTCTAGTGTTGTTAAAGGTAATAGCAATCAGCAGTCGATCATTCTCAAAGCTCTTAAAGACTGTGAAAAAATTCGTCCCGAAGGTTCTAAGCCTTTTGCCCCTGTTTATATTTTGCAGAAGGTTTGGAGTAAGGGGTTAGACCACTGGACAACCAAAGCTTTAAAAGATGCTTTTGCTAAAGATTTAAACCTCAATATTTTATTAGATGCAGAAATTTCTCTACTGCGAGACACCATTCGTCAAGGTTTACAGGATGGTCATTGGGACATGAAAGTAGGAGAAAAGGTTTACATTAAAAGCAATGTAGGGGCGAATGGTCATTCGCCCTCACCTGAATCAATTGAATTTAGCGATCGCCTGATTCTTTATCGTCGCGGAATTCTGCAACCACCCGAACCCAGAGTAATTGAATTAAATGCTCAGGTAATGCCCAGTTCAGAAGAGGCTAAACCTATCCGAATACGCTGGAAGGCAAAAGGAGCATTGAAAACTAGTCTCTATCAAGATGGAACTATAGTCCCTGGCGAGTTTCGTCCTTCTGATGAATACGAGACGACAATTACTAATACAACAATCTTTAAAGTGCTTGCTGACTATGGCAACGGAGAAACGGCAGAACAACAAACTCAAGCTGTAATTTCCCGAAATGGAAAAGTAAAAGAACCAAACGGTAAATATAACCCTGATGATGATGGCAATGGCAGCACTGCTAATTTATTCGATTATCGATCGCCTGTTATCGAACTCGATGGCACTGTCAATAAAGTTTTTACTGGCTTAATCGATCTGTGTGGCGATCGCAAAGTCAAAGAGATTGAGTCAATTGAAATATCAGTAGATAAGTTGCTTGATTACCGCAAATTAGGAACAGCTATTCCTTTATTAAATCGTTTTACCCTAAAAATAGACCAAATAGCAACTATTCAAGCAGGTGACGATCAGTTTGTACGTTTGGAATATCAAGGGCAAATGAAAGGCTTTCAGAGCTTCTTTAATACTATTAACGGACTACTTAATAGTCCCGAAGCTCAGGCTGATGTAAATCTAAAGTTAATCATTGATTTTGAGCCTGGTATCGCTCCTGGGGGCAAAGAATTAAACGATATTCATCAAGCACTTCAGCGCAATCCCGTAGAACGTCTCAATCTTTCTGTAAGAGTGAAATATTAATCATGCAAGAATTTCAATTACGGGTTGTTACTACAGACAATAATAGTTTTTTGCTGGAACTATATCAATGCGCTTATAAAAAAGCAGGTGAAAAAAAACGTCCTGCTGCGGAAAAGATTGGTTGTTTGAAAGGTAGTACTTTAAATGTTGTTAAGCAGAGTATTTATCAAATCCTCAAAGCCAATGACTACGATCCCAAATCCCTCTCTGCAAAGCGTCAATCTCCTTATATCTTGACAGAAGAACTAGGAGTGCAAACAGCAATCTTATTTCAAACAGTTAGCCCTCTTTCACAGCCAGATCGCATTATTAAAATTGCTCAGGGTATTTCGGCAATGAGTAATGAAGAGGCTCATTATTGGTTTGCCATGATTGCTAATGGAAGACGTAAGAATGCTTTAAAAGCCCTACGAATTTTGTTTGGGGATTAAATCAAAACTCGATTTCCTGCCATTTTTTTGCTTCAGTGAAGCGACTTAGATGCTTGACGTTGGTAGTTGCAATAACTATATATCTGCCTGGATATTCTTGCTCTAGCAGCTTGCAACTGAGCGCAAATGATTATGTCCGCATCAAGGCTTTTATCGTCTGCGGTGGGTACTCCTTGTATACGAGCTTCTGCCCAAAGACTAGCAGCTTCTATTATTACCTCGTTGCTTATTGGGAAAAAGGCTACTAATTTTTTGATTTCATCCAAATCTTCAATGCTATTAATATTAGGTTTCCTCAGAGAATCTAATATCAAACTTCTTCTCACCTCGTAATCACAAATGTAGCTACTGACCACAAAAATGCCTTTCGATAGTAGGGAAAATAGCCAATCATTAACAGCAATAGTTTCTTCTGTACGATTAGGATTACAAAGCTTGCCTAATACCCCAGAATCAATAAATACAATCATCTAATATGTTTATTTCTCGTATAGTTTGCGTCCTGGAGATCTTTCAGCGTCGATATTTTTTTTGAATCTTTCAAAAGCTGCTTCTTTTTCAGGTGATGGTGGTTCTTTTTTAATCCTCTCAATTCGCTTCTTAAGCAACTCGATCGCAGGTTGGTTTTTACGTAATTGTTCTTCTCTATCCCATGTACCGTTGCTATTTTGCTTTGACTTCACTTTGAGATGCTCTTTTACCGATCTTGCTTCTTGGGAATCCAAGGCGATCGCTTTATCGTAGCCTTCTAAAATTAAATAGTATTGCTCATTTTCTGTTTTCTCGTCGGGTACTAAAGCCACAAAGCGATTTAGATCGATAATTTTGCCACTTGGTAGTTCTATAGTTTTATTCATGGTGAAGTACGAAGTATGAGGTATGAAGGAAGAAGTTTAATCTGACAACTTGTTAATAGTTGTAACTAATAATCTTTGAATTTCGTCTGAATCTTTCAAAACGGATTCTATATAATTGCTTTTTGTTAATTCTACTCTTAGGGAAATAATTAATTGAGTGTCTAATTCTCTTGCAGAACCTAAAGCTATACGTAAAAATCTTATATATTCTTTTTTATTTTGTCTTCCATATCCTTCGGCAATGTTACTAGCAATAGAAACAGAACTTCTTCTAATTTGACTAGTCATTCCATATGTTTCGCTTTTTGGGAAATACGCAGTTAACTTGTAACAACGTACCGATAAATCAACTGCTTTTTTCCAAATAAACTGCTCTTTGTAGCTCATACTTCATACTTCATACCTCATACTTCAGTTAATAGATTCCGATCGCGATTTGAATTGCCCTTTGAATACGGGTGAATAATTCGGGGGTTATTTCGCCATAAGGACCACGTTCGAGATAGCGTTTCTCAATATTGGTCAGAACATCGCACATCGCTACAGAATCTAGATTTAATCCTCCTTCACCTTTTCTCATCAAGACACGGCTGGGGTTAGCTGCATCAGAAGTATCGCTAGAGAAAGGGACAACCAAGACAGTAGAACTATATTGATTGCGGATATCTATCGACACAACTACCACAGGACGTTTTTTGGTATCTCCAGACTGTTTTAAGGCTTTAGATAAATAAACCTGTCTTTGACGGGGAAAGTCTTCACTACTCATATTTTATTGGGATTCTGACCAAGGAAATTCCTCCCAAGCTGCGATCGCTTGTTCTTGAGTTTCCTCTACCCATTCTTTTTCAAACTCAATATCAGCCTGAGAACGGTTTTGGTAGAAGTTTCTTAACTGTTCCTCAATTTGTTGTTTGCGCCACAGACGTAAACCTTCTTCCACCGCAGCCGAACGGTTTTTGGTCATTTGGTCTACTTCTTCAAGTAACTGTGAGTCTACGGTGATTGAGATCCGTTGTTTCTGGGAATTATTAAGTCATAGGAGCTTATGTAACCTCTGTATAAATAATAATACTTTTTATATTACTTATGACTAAATCCCAACGTCCCCAGGTGTTCATTGAGAAAATCATGCCTGTAAAACTTCTCAATCAGCAGGTGTATTACGAACACGGGGGAAATCCTTTTAAGGGGTTACATCGTTGGTATTCTCGCAAGCCGTTATCTTTTTCTCGTGCTTCGGTTTTAGCTTCTCTTTTACCAGCAGATATTTCGATGGAAGAGTTTGAATATTTATTAGGTTTGCATCCAGAAAAAGACGGGATTAGTAGGGGCGTTTCGCGAAACGCCCTTACCAAAGAAGGAAAGATAAAGTTATATAAAACTCCTCCTACAAGTAGAATTATTGAGAAATTAGAGGAGTATTGCGACAAGGTTTGGGGTAAAAGAAAGCCTGTAGTTTTAGATGCCTTTGCAGGTGGCGGAAGCATACCTTTTGAAGCAGCTAGATATGGTTTAAATGTCCTCGCTTCAGACTTAAATCCTGTGGCTGTGGTGACGATGAAAGCAGCAATGGAATATCCCCTCAAGTTTGGGGCGGATT
This DNA window, taken from Pleurocapsa sp. FMAR1, encodes the following:
- a CDS encoding type II toxin-antitoxin system PemK/MazF family toxin — protein: MSSEDFPRQRQVYLSKALKQSGDTKKRPVVVVSIDIRNQYSSTVLVVPFSSDTSDAANPSRVLMRKGEGGLNLDSVAMCDVLTNIEKRYLERGPYGEITPELFTRIQRAIQIAIGIY
- a CDS encoding type II toxin-antitoxin system VapC family toxin — its product is MIVFIDSGVLGKLCNPNRTEETIAVNDWLFSLLSKGIFVVSSYICDYEVRRSLILDSLRKPNINSIEDLDEIKKLVAFFPISNEVIIEAASLWAEARIQGVPTADDKSLDADIIICAQLQAARARISRQIYSYCNYQRQASKSLH
- a CDS encoding DUF7680 family protein, producing MQEFQLRVVTTDNNSFLLELYQCAYKKAGEKKRPAAEKIGCLKGSTLNVVKQSIYQILKANDYDPKSLSAKRQSPYILTEELGVQTAILFQTVSPLSQPDRIIKIAQGISAMSNEEAHYWFAMIANGRRKNALKALRILFGD
- a CDS encoding four helix bundle protein, with the protein product MSYKEQFIWKKAVDLSVRCYKLTAYFPKSETYGMTSQIRRSSVSIASNIAEGYGRQNKKEYIRFLRIALGSARELDTQLIISLRVELTKSNYIESVLKDSDEIQRLLVTTINKLSD